The Pseudomonas rhizosphaerae genomic sequence GTCCGACGACGTCGAGTTCGCCCTGCTGCCCATGCTGCTCAAGCGCATCCGCGCCGAAGCGCCAGGCATCGTGCTGGTGATCCGCCGCGCCAACTACATCCTCATGCCGGCCCTGCTTGCCTCCGGGGAAATCTCCATCGGCGTCAGCTACACCGACGACCTGCCGGCCAACGCCAAACGCAAGGTGCTGCGACGCAACCGCCCCATGCTGCTGCGCGCCGACACCAAGCCGGGCAACCTGACCCTCGACGAGTTCTGCGCCCGCCCCCACGCGCTGGTGTCGTTCGCCGGCGACCTGAGCGGCTTCATCGACGAAGAACTGAAGAAACACGGCCGCACCCGTCACGTGGTGCTCGCCGTGCCGCAATTCAACGGCCTGAGCACCCTGCTCGCCGGCACCGACATCGTCGCCACCGTACCCGACTACACCGCCGACTCCCTCACCGCCGCCGGCGGCGTGCGCGCAGAGCCGCTGCCGCTGGACACGCCTTCGTTCGAGCTGCATCTGGCTTGGCGGGGGTCGCAGGATAATGATCCGGGGGAGCGGTGGTTGCGGTCGCGGATTCAGATGTTTTTTGGGGATCCTGAGAGTCTTTAGGCGTTGTCGGAGGTGCTTGTAGGCGTGGATAACGCACTGCTTGCCCCAGGATTTTCAGAGTCAACTGCAGTCTAGTATCGCCCGCAGGTTGACATGCAGACCTGCTCTGAAAAGACGGTGGATGCTCCGTCCTCCTCCGACTCATGTGCGTCGGTCATGAGACGTAAAATGTCAAGCTATGGCTAAAGGCTCATTCC encodes the following:
- a CDS encoding LysR substrate-binding domain-containing protein is translated as MNRNDLRRVDLNLLIVFETLMHERSVTRAAEKLFLGQPAISAALSRLRGLFDDPLFVRTGRSMEPSARAMEIFALLSPALDSISTAVSRAAEFDPATSTAVFRIGLSDDVEFALLPMLLKRIRAEAPGIVLVIRRANYILMPALLASGEISIGVSYTDDLPANAKRKVLRRNRPMLLRADTKPGNLTLDEFCARPHALVSFAGDLSGFIDEELKKHGRTRHVVLAVPQFNGLSTLLAGTDIVATVPDYTADSLTAAGGVRAEPLPLDTPSFELHLAWRGSQDNDPGERWLRSRIQMFFGDPESL